Proteins encoded by one window of Candidatus Stoquefichus sp. SB1:
- a CDS encoding response regulator transcription factor, which translates to MNYIVLIVEDEIEICDAIEIYLKTQGYRVLKAHNGKEGLDIVSHETIHLAIVDIMMPIMDGIEMTMKIREKYDFPIIMLSAKSEDIDKITGLNIGADDYVTKPFVPMELLARVSSQLRRYSKYLDIVQDQQQTENCYVVGGLELNLDTKQVTVEGKVVKVTPIEFKILQLLMEYPGKVFSADNIYESVWQEDAISTDTVMVHVRNLREKIEIDPKNPRYLKVVWGIGYKIEKQGR; encoded by the coding sequence ATGAATTATATTGTTTTAATAGTAGAAGATGAAATTGAAATTTGTGATGCGATTGAAATTTATTTAAAAACGCAAGGATATCGTGTTTTAAAAGCACACAATGGTAAGGAAGGATTAGATATTGTCTCACATGAGACAATTCATTTAGCAATTGTTGATATTATGATGCCTATAATGGATGGTATTGAAATGACTATGAAAATTAGAGAAAAATATGATTTTCCAATTATTATGTTATCAGCAAAATCTGAAGATATAGATAAAATTACAGGTTTGAATATTGGGGCTGATGACTATGTAACAAAACCATTTGTTCCTATGGAATTATTAGCACGTGTATCATCACAATTACGTCGCTACTCTAAATACTTAGATATAGTACAAGATCAGCAGCAAACAGAAAACTGTTATGTTGTTGGTGGACTAGAATTGAATTTAGATACAAAACAAGTCACAGTTGAGGGAAAAGTTGTCAAAGTTACTCCAATTGAGTTTAAAATCTTACAATTACTGATGGAATATCCTGGTAAAGTTTTCTCAGCTGATAATATTTATGAAAGTGTTTGGCAAGAAGATGCCATCAGTACAGATACAGTTATGGTCCATGTTCGTAATTTACGAGAAAAAATTGAAATTGATCCTAAAAATCCAAGATATCTCAAAGTTGTTTGGGGAATTGGATATAAAATTGAAAAACAAGGTAGGTAA
- a CDS encoding YczE/YyaS/YitT family protein: MKYSRRFVKLFLAMPVFAFGAALSIQSGIGVNAWDTFALGVANVLPLKYGTVVLLTGVFVLVIDLVMKQSIGIGTLADIFIIGKTTDLILALDIIPQIESLPIAIVCLVTSLFIQSFGVYLYSSAGLSVGPRDAMMIALAKKLNHLSIGMIKGIIEGTVFVIGFLLGAPVGIGTIISVFGIGFILEFTLKLFHFDLRNVPQENIMQTSSHLYNLTKQKVAHETL; this comes from the coding sequence ATGAAATATTCAAGACGCTTTGTAAAACTCTTTTTAGCCATGCCAGTTTTTGCATTTGGAGCTGCTTTAAGTATTCAATCAGGGATTGGTGTCAATGCATGGGACACATTTGCATTAGGAGTCGCTAATGTTTTACCATTAAAATATGGAACTGTTGTCTTACTAACTGGTGTATTTGTCTTAGTGATTGATTTAGTAATGAAACAGTCTATTGGTATAGGAACTTTAGCTGATATCTTTATTATTGGAAAAACAACTGACCTCATTTTAGCCTTAGATATTATCCCTCAAATTGAATCATTACCGATTGCAATTGTTTGTTTAGTTACAAGTTTATTCATTCAATCATTTGGGGTATATCTTTATTCAAGTGCTGGTTTAAGTGTTGGTCCAAGAGATGCTATGATGATTGCCTTAGCTAAAAAATTAAATCATCTTTCTATTGGTATGATTAAAGGTATTATTGAAGGAACGGTCTTTGTGATTGGATTCTTATTAGGAGCACCTGTAGGAATTGGAACAATTATTAGTGTTTTTGGAATAGGTTTTATTTTAGAATTCACACTGAAATTATTCCATTTTGATTTAAGAAATGTTCCTCAGGAAAATATTATGCAAACATCTTCTCATCTTTATAATCTAACAAAACAAAAAGTCGCACACGAAACCTTATAA
- a CDS encoding YeiH family protein, whose translation MNKIKELLPGFIVCLVIGLLAQQIAKIFPSIGAALFAIGIGMLAGNTFLNKEIFNIGTKFSESKLLEYSIVLTGLTLHLADIMGIGFNGVGFIAIQMTLTITVCYLIGRKLGFAKKFSLLMCAGNAVCGSSAIGTVAPIVDADSKDKGISITIVNVTGTILMVVLPIITGLLYNHETLRTSAMIGGTLQSIGQVIASAVMVNGEVVEFATIFKIVRIIFVVAVALMYARMNLDDDQPLFAKKTGMAAKVKAKVPWFVIGFFIFSIVNSTGIVPAGLSAGAKMISSQFEIIALAAIGMRVKFKDLIKEGPKAMLYGCLTGTSQIIFALILIAILFH comes from the coding sequence ATGAATAAGATTAAGGAATTATTACCAGGGTTTATTGTTTGTCTCGTTATTGGATTATTAGCTCAACAAATTGCCAAGATATTTCCAAGTATAGGTGCAGCTTTATTTGCTATTGGAATAGGAATGCTGGCAGGCAATACGTTTTTAAATAAAGAAATATTTAATATTGGGACAAAGTTTTCAGAAAGTAAATTGTTAGAGTATTCAATTGTTTTGACTGGTTTAACATTACATTTAGCAGATATTATGGGGATTGGTTTCAATGGTGTTGGATTTATTGCAATTCAGATGACATTAACAATCACTGTATGTTACTTGATTGGAAGAAAGTTAGGTTTTGCAAAGAAATTCTCTTTACTAATGTGTGCTGGAAATGCTGTATGTGGTTCTTCAGCCATTGGAACGGTTGCGCCTATTGTTGATGCTGATAGTAAAGATAAAGGGATTTCTATTACAATTGTTAATGTTACAGGAACAATTTTGATGGTTGTATTACCTATCATTACAGGATTATTATATAATCACGAAACATTACGTACTTCAGCAATGATTGGTGGTACGTTACAGTCGATAGGACAAGTTATTGCTTCAGCAGTTATGGTAAATGGTGAAGTGGTAGAATTTGCGACCATTTTTAAAATTGTGAGAATTATATTTGTTGTGGCTGTGGCACTTATGTATGCAAGGATGAATCTTGATGATGATCAGCCATTATTTGCTAAAAAAACAGGTATGGCTGCTAAAGTCAAAGCAAAAGTTCCTTGGTTTGTTATTGGATTTTTCATTTTTAGTATTGTAAATAGTACAGGAATTGTTCCAGCAGGCTTATCAGCTGGGGCTAAGATGATTAGTAGTCAATTTGAAATTATTGCTTTAGCAGCAATTGGAATGCGAGTTAAATTTAAAGATTTAATAAAAGAAGGACCTAAAGCCATGTTATATGGTTGTTTAACAGGAACTTCACAAATCATATTTGCACTTATTCTCATTGCTATATTATTTCATTAG
- a CDS encoding ABC transporter ATP-binding protein, with protein sequence MLKIEHLTKKYDQYKAVDDLSLEIEDGHIYGFIGHNGAGKTTTLKSVVGILPFDEGDIYINGKSIKSDPLGCKQIMAYIPDNPDLYEYLSGVQYLNFVADVYGVSKEERQQRIKKYGDMLELTSDLAQPISAYSHGMKQKLAVISAFIHQPKLIIMDEPFVGLDPKASHLLKGLMREFCDQGGAIFFSTHVLEVAEKLCDRIAIIKQGKLVISGRTEDVTHNESLEDVFLELESDNA encoded by the coding sequence ATGTTAAAAATTGAACATTTAACAAAAAAGTATGATCAATATAAGGCTGTTGATGATTTGTCTTTGGAGATTGAAGATGGTCATATTTATGGATTTATTGGTCACAATGGTGCAGGAAAGACAACAACATTAAAATCTGTTGTTGGGATTTTACCATTTGATGAAGGTGATATTTATATCAATGGAAAATCTATTAAGAGTGATCCTTTGGGGTGTAAACAAATAATGGCTTATATTCCAGATAATCCAGATCTTTATGAGTATTTATCAGGAGTTCAGTATCTTAATTTTGTAGCTGATGTTTATGGTGTTTCTAAAGAAGAGCGTCAGCAACGTATTAAAAAATATGGTGATATGCTTGAATTAACATCTGATTTAGCTCAACCTATTAGTGCTTATTCACATGGGATGAAACAAAAATTAGCAGTTATTTCTGCTTTTATTCATCAACCTAAGTTGATTATTATGGATGAACCTTTTGTGGGATTGGATCCAAAAGCATCGCATTTACTTAAAGGATTGATGCGTGAATTCTGTGATCAGGGAGGAGCCATTTTCTTTTCAACACATGTTTTAGAAGTTGCAGAAAAATTATGTGATAGAATTGCTATTATAAAACAAGGAAAATTAGTTATTAGTGGTCGTACTGAAGATGTGACTCATAATGAGTCTCTTGAGGATGTATTCTTAGAATTGGAGAGCGACAATGCTTAA
- a CDS encoding GntR family transcriptional regulator, whose protein sequence is MENDKKLYMYVYRMILNDIYNGRYTFESKLPPLVTLCEQYGVGRNTMRSALLELSKDGYISLKKGVQATMIFNIKNPEDLAKYKQELVNRKSMLRDAYETMELILPNIVVHCLAEASSEEIDKLNLKVDQLPIKNIQNGSELIEELYGIYLEAFSILKNPLLNDVFMTMMHSVNPAITDDYQEHHKLQQSLKMLKTIMKAVLKFSKKNDFIIRKGISKMCSSSSERGLAYIDDMCQGMEVTQEKEFIWIGNRSMDYLYIKVIANILRKIYFKEYHRGTKLPSIQKLSQEYDVSEKTTRKALDILREFKVVETVNGVGSTIVIDNIQKNKHVMEHKEMKAYIEQYFYSVQLLSLILESISSKILKDATQEDFLKIKIAIEESDVFSLEPLNDYIFSKTNKCLRVIYEELMKIMIWSLFINQFIDLSVYQFAAMKTDITDALESQDVTKICQISQKIFQASLEVKEKIYA, encoded by the coding sequence ATGGAAAATGATAAGAAACTCTATATGTATGTCTATCGTATGATTCTCAATGATATTTATAATGGTAGATACACTTTTGAAAGTAAATTACCGCCACTAGTGACTTTGTGTGAACAGTATGGAGTAGGCAGAAATACCATGCGCAGTGCATTATTGGAATTAAGTAAAGACGGATATATTTCACTTAAAAAAGGTGTTCAGGCAACAATGATTTTTAATATTAAAAATCCAGAGGATCTTGCTAAATATAAACAGGAGCTTGTCAATAGAAAAAGTATGTTACGAGATGCATATGAGACAATGGAACTTATTTTGCCTAATATTGTTGTTCATTGTTTAGCTGAGGCATCTTCTGAAGAAATAGATAAATTAAATTTAAAAGTTGATCAATTACCAATAAAAAATATTCAAAATGGAAGTGAACTGATTGAAGAATTATATGGAATTTATTTAGAAGCATTTTCTATTTTGAAAAATCCATTGTTAAATGATGTATTCATGACAATGATGCATTCAGTGAATCCAGCTATTACTGATGATTATCAAGAACATCATAAATTACAACAATCATTAAAAATGTTGAAAACAATAATGAAAGCTGTTTTAAAATTCTCTAAAAAGAATGATTTCATTATCAGAAAAGGAATTTCAAAAATGTGTAGTAGCAGTTCAGAAAGAGGTCTCGCATATATTGATGATATGTGTCAGGGTATGGAAGTCACTCAAGAAAAAGAATTTATATGGATTGGTAATAGAAGTATGGATTATCTTTATATAAAGGTCATTGCTAATATTTTACGTAAAATTTATTTTAAAGAGTACCATAGAGGAACAAAATTACCTTCTATTCAAAAACTTTCTCAAGAATATGATGTAAGTGAAAAGACAACAAGAAAAGCTCTAGATATTTTAAGGGAGTTTAAAGTTGTTGAGACAGTTAATGGTGTAGGTTCAACTATTGTGATTGATAATATTCAAAAGAATAAACATGTAATGGAACATAAAGAAATGAAAGCTTATATTGAACAATATTTTTATTCAGTACAACTGCTTTCTTTGATTTTAGAAAGTATATCATCTAAAATATTAAAAGATGCAACTCAAGAAGATTTCTTAAAAATAAAAATTGCTATAGAAGAAAGTGATGTCTTTTCTTTAGAACCTTTAAATGATTACATATTTTCAAAAACAAATAAATGTTTAAGAGTTATCTATGAAGAATTAATGAAAATTATGATTTGGAGTCTTTTTATAAATCAGTTTATTGATTTATCAGTCTATCAATTTGCTGCAATGAAAACAGATATCACTGATGCATTAGAATCACAAGATGTAACAAAAATATGCCAAATCAGTCAGAAAATTTTTCAAGCATCATTAGAAGTTAAAGAAAAAATATATGCATAA
- the ybaK gene encoding Cys-tRNA(Pro) deacylase — MKKIKTNVLRFLDKQKIPYEIREYQYDEQHLSGKDVIDQVDLEAWQIYKTLVLKGNDDYLVCCIPVLAEIDLKRLAKATHHKSVEMILQKDLLMITGYMRGGCSPIGMKKLFPTYFEEDILQLDKVAVSAGKRGLQVILKPQDLVNCVNGKIIHVIKE, encoded by the coding sequence ATGAAAAAAATCAAAACAAATGTTTTAAGATTCTTAGATAAACAAAAAATACCTTATGAGATAAGAGAATACCAATATGATGAACAGCATTTAAGTGGGAAGGATGTTATTGATCAAGTTGATCTTGAGGCTTGGCAAATTTATAAAACGCTGGTATTAAAAGGAAATGATGATTATCTGGTTTGTTGTATCCCAGTGCTTGCTGAAATTGATTTAAAGCGTTTAGCAAAAGCTACGCATCATAAGAGTGTAGAGATGATTTTACAAAAAGACTTGTTGATGATAACGGGATATATGCGTGGAGGATGTTCACCAATAGGGATGAAAAAACTGTTTCCAACTTATTTTGAAGAGGATATATTACAACTTGATAAAGTGGCAGTGAGTGCAGGAAAAAGAGGATTACAAGTAATTTTAAAACCACAGGATTTAGTTAATTGTGTCAATGGGAAAATTATTCATGTTATTAAGGAATAG
- a CDS encoding MBL fold metallo-hydrolase, which produces MEIKYYEDIYILDDGKVREFLIIGEDKALLIDTGFEYDHIYDEVKKITQKPIQVVLTHGDRDHCGGVESFECCYIHPDDSDLISNQTIIKKITAGDCIQIGQYTFEIIEIPGHTPGSIGLLDRKRQLLIGGDSIQVGPIYMFGKHRSLDTYIESLQKLIKEKDDIEVILPSHHRYPLTKDYIDYCLEDALALKNGQLPKKPHQTLPCYEYQGKYVQFYYD; this is translated from the coding sequence ATGGAAATCAAATATTATGAAGATATCTATATTTTGGATGATGGAAAAGTAAGAGAATTTTTGATTATTGGTGAAGATAAGGCACTTTTGATTGATACTGGGTTTGAGTACGATCATATATATGATGAAGTAAAAAAAATCACCCAAAAACCAATCCAGGTAGTATTGACTCATGGTGATAGGGATCACTGTGGCGGAGTAGAGTCTTTTGAGTGTTGTTATATTCATCCAGATGATAGTGATCTTATTTCTAATCAAACAATCATTAAAAAGATAACAGCTGGTGACTGTATACAGATTGGTCAATATACTTTTGAAATTATAGAAATACCTGGACATACCCCTGGAAGTATTGGTTTGTTGGATAGAAAACGTCAATTATTAATAGGTGGTGATTCTATTCAAGTAGGTCCTATCTATATGTTTGGTAAACATCGCAGTTTAGATACATATATAGAGAGTCTTCAAAAACTGATAAAAGAAAAAGATGATATCGAGGTTATTTTACCAAGTCATCATCGTTATCCACTTACAAAAGATTATATAGATTATTGTCTAGAGGACGCTTTGGCATTAAAAAATGGACAATTACCTAAAAAGCCTCATCAGACTTTACCATGCTATGAATATCAAGGGAAATATGTGCAATTTTACTATGATTAA
- a CDS encoding sensor histidine kinase, which translates to MKKNKYIMTLTMIIILLVSSIGMYMCYPYIHNNEIAASKEQNIIDYMGSQIFYSSYAISQELDKQANINTSLESYIQAPEETSSQQIKSSFIEAIHTVQKELTTQTSYSFIAKNTKTNQTISNTDDNLLDINNNKELADKYQWYITVQYDSEGNVSYQNQQKNHNSLESAISSTHSSYNTDYEEYDYDRDEDILIHSETTYPKDITITYAIEKNIDSSSELASYLSNYSVSLYMRFAVPYILAFCVVISIIILLIPMQYLETIPFLNIVSKIKFGILAFLWCFLIGTLLSLVPFFIHGVYTGEFVEFFTLFGIESFAPILTPVIQIVLWFVFFTLIVILMYMIKYLFQKGFKRYFKENTCLGWIILNSQKIMNKIVNFDLDDNINRSVLKIVIFNFIIITVISIFFVFGFFFALIYSIIIFFLLKNKFVEIKNDYQVLLNATKKLSNGQFDVDINEDVGIFNPLKNEFTHIKDGFEKAVKEEVKSQKMKTELISNVSHDLKTPLTSIITYVDLLKKDALTDEERHQYIQVLERNSLRLKNLIDDLFEVSKANSGDIKLHFVDVDIVSLIKQAELECQDKLDEKSLDIKMNTSHEKIIHSLDSSKTYRIFENLFINISKYALDHTRVYIDVIEDEDNITIIFKNISEQEITFNNKEIVERFVQGDKSRNTTGSGLGLAIVKSFTELQKGQFQVETDGDLFKSIITFHK; encoded by the coding sequence ATGAAAAAAAATAAATATATAATGACCCTCACAATGATCATTATTTTACTTGTTTCAAGTATTGGTATGTATATGTGTTATCCATATATCCATAACAATGAAATTGCTGCAAGTAAGGAACAAAATATCATTGACTATATGGGTTCTCAAATTTTTTATTCAAGTTATGCAATTAGTCAGGAACTTGATAAACAAGCAAACATTAATACGTCGCTTGAAAGCTATATTCAAGCACCAGAAGAAACTTCTTCTCAGCAAATAAAAAGTAGTTTTATAGAAGCTATTCACACAGTCCAAAAAGAGTTAACAACACAAACGAGTTATTCTTTTATAGCTAAAAACACCAAAACAAATCAAACAATTTCAAATACTGATGATAACCTTTTAGACATCAATAATAATAAAGAATTAGCTGATAAGTATCAGTGGTATATCACTGTTCAATATGATAGCGAAGGTAATGTATCATATCAAAACCAGCAAAAAAATCACAATAGTCTTGAAAGTGCTATTAGTAGCACTCACTCATCATACAATACTGATTATGAAGAATATGATTATGATCGTGATGAAGATATTCTTATTCATAGTGAAACGACTTATCCTAAAGATATAACAATTACTTATGCTATTGAAAAAAATATAGATTCATCAAGTGAACTCGCATCTTATTTATCTAACTATTCAGTTTCTCTCTACATGCGATTCGCTGTCCCATATATACTTGCTTTTTGTGTTGTTATTTCAATTATTATACTTTTGATTCCAATGCAATATCTTGAAACAATTCCATTTTTAAATATAGTATCAAAAATCAAATTTGGAATTCTTGCTTTTCTCTGGTGCTTTTTAATTGGTACCTTACTTTCACTTGTTCCATTCTTTATTCATGGTGTATATACTGGTGAATTTGTTGAGTTCTTTACATTGTTTGGAATTGAATCTTTTGCTCCAATTTTAACACCTGTTATTCAAATTGTCTTATGGTTTGTATTCTTTACATTGATTGTTATTTTGATGTATATGATTAAATACTTATTTCAAAAAGGATTTAAGAGATATTTTAAAGAGAATACTTGTTTAGGCTGGATAATCTTAAATAGTCAAAAAATCATGAATAAGATTGTTAATTTTGATTTAGATGATAATATCAATCGTTCAGTCTTAAAAATTGTTATTTTTAATTTTATCATTATCACTGTTATTAGTATCTTCTTTGTCTTTGGATTCTTCTTTGCGCTTATCTACTCAATCATTATTTTCTTCTTATTAAAAAACAAATTTGTAGAAATTAAAAATGATTACCAAGTTTTATTAAATGCAACAAAGAAATTATCAAATGGTCAATTTGATGTAGATATTAATGAAGATGTTGGTATTTTTAATCCTCTTAAAAATGAATTTACACATATTAAAGATGGTTTTGAAAAGGCTGTAAAAGAGGAAGTAAAATCTCAGAAAATGAAAACTGAGTTAATTTCAAATGTTTCTCATGATCTCAAGACACCATTAACTTCCATTATTACTTATGTTGATTTATTAAAAAAAGATGCTTTAACTGATGAAGAACGTCATCAATATATTCAAGTTCTTGAACGTAATTCATTGAGATTAAAGAATTTAATTGATGATTTATTTGAAGTCAGTAAAGCAAATAGTGGTGATATTAAATTACACTTTGTTGATGTTGATATTGTTTCTTTAATTAAACAGGCTGAATTAGAATGTCAGGATAAGCTAGATGAAAAAAGTTTAGATATCAAAATGAATACTTCTCATGAAAAAATCATTCACTCATTAGACAGTTCTAAAACATATCGTATTTTTGAAAATCTCTTTATTAATATTTCTAAATACGCTTTAGATCATACTCGTGTTTATATTGATGTGATTGAAGATGAAGACAATATTACCATTATATTCAAAAATATTTCTGAACAGGAAATTACTTTTAATAACAAAGAAATTGTTGAAAGATTTGTTCAAGGAGATAAATCAAGAAATACAACAGGTTCAGGTTTAGGCTTAGCAATTGTAAAAAGTTTTACAGAATTACAAAAAGGTCAATTCCAAGTAGAAACTGATGGAGATCTCTTTAAATCAATTATTACTTTTCATAAATAG
- a CDS encoding TVP38/TMEM64 family protein, with amino-acid sequence MKYLKKRKKEIIISLMIVGIMAIICLIFYKPMMAIFKNPQALRLQLQSFDILGYVVLAMIMAFQVIFVFLPGEIIEIMAGFIYGPIGGLIVCMLGSAIGSILIYLFVKKLGTPFIDRLIGLEKIKQIHFLNDPQKRNILLFIVFFIPGTPKDILTYFIPLTDMKLSAFLFITTIARIPSIITSTIGGHAIGVENYVFSIIVFVITGIISLGGILFYKKINQNKAIEYHL; translated from the coding sequence ATGAAATATTTAAAGAAACGAAAAAAAGAAATCATCATATCTTTGATGATAGTTGGAATAATGGCAATAATTTGTCTGATTTTTTATAAGCCAATGATGGCAATCTTCAAAAATCCTCAGGCTCTACGTTTACAATTACAAAGTTTTGATATCCTCGGTTATGTTGTTCTTGCGATGATTATGGCCTTTCAAGTTATATTTGTTTTTCTACCAGGGGAAATTATTGAAATTATGGCCGGTTTTATTTATGGACCTATTGGTGGTCTAATTGTCTGTATGTTAGGAAGTGCTATAGGTTCTATCTTGATATATCTATTTGTAAAAAAACTAGGAACACCTTTTATTGATCGTTTAATTGGTTTAGAGAAAATCAAGCAAATTCATTTCCTAAACGATCCTCAGAAAAGAAATATATTATTATTTATTGTCTTTTTCATTCCTGGTACACCCAAAGACATTCTGACATATTTTATCCCATTAACAGATATGAAATTATCAGCATTTCTTTTCATTACAACAATCGCAAGAATCCCTTCCATTATCACCAGCACCATAGGTGGACATGCTATTGGTGTTGAAAATTATGTATTTTCAATAATTGTCTTTGTGATTACAGGAATTATCTCACTTGGTGGCATTTTGTTTTATAAAAAAATTAACCAAAATAAAGCTATTGAATATCATCTTTAG
- a CDS encoding hydrolase, producing the protein MNNKERFLDIYKQYIHREGSDKLLEFLLSKKCDFFEAPASARYHGSYEGGLLEHSLNVYDCLKDYLARERVQETYGLKYQEESIAIVALLHDLCKINCYKKGTRNVKENGQWIQVPTYEYNDTLPYGHGEKSVYMISGYMRLTREEAFAIRYHMGFSGSEDMRNVGAAFEMFPLAFALSTADMEATYFIEGKK; encoded by the coding sequence ATGAATAATAAAGAAAGATTTTTAGACATTTATAAACAATATATACATAGAGAAGGTAGTGATAAACTCTTAGAATTCCTTTTATCTAAAAAATGTGATTTCTTTGAGGCGCCTGCAAGTGCAAGATATCATGGTAGTTATGAAGGTGGATTATTAGAACATAGTCTAAATGTATATGATTGTCTTAAGGATTATTTAGCAAGAGAAAGAGTACAAGAAACATATGGATTAAAATATCAGGAAGAAAGTATTGCTATTGTGGCATTACTGCATGATTTATGTAAGATTAACTGCTATAAAAAAGGAACGAGAAATGTCAAAGAGAATGGTCAATGGATTCAAGTTCCTACATATGAATATAATGATACACTTCCTTATGGGCATGGTGAAAAAAGTGTTTATATGATTAGTGGTTATATGCGATTAACAAGAGAAGAAGCTTTTGCGATTAGATATCATATGGGATTTTCTGGTAGTGAAGATATGCGAAATGTTGGGGCGGCATTTGAAATGTTCCCGCTGGCTTTTGCATTATCTACCGCTGATATGGAAGCAACATACTTTATTGAAGGAAAAAAATAA
- a CDS encoding LysR family transcriptional regulator — translation MIDMKLKTFVEVVECKSYTQAALHLHLTQPAITQHIKQLENHYQHKLIENPHKEFRLTEAGHQLYEYAKIQIHNEEIFESQLYKMTIPLTLGATLSIADYYLPQILSHYVTTSSRRCQIYVHNTHTLVQKIIDGEIDCAFVEGQFDLQLFEYHLFKNEKFILVAKKDHPLAHQHITFQQLLSFPLFIREKGSGTRAILENYLIQSIYDLSSFEKIIEIQSMTMIKKMIMQTFGISFLYEGVVSDELKSGELIQLDLENFELTRPMHFIYLRHNLNKQYYLEFFEKLMSITYKNR, via the coding sequence ATGATAGATATGAAATTAAAAACATTTGTAGAAGTGGTCGAATGTAAAAGCTATACACAAGCCGCATTACATCTCCATTTAACACAACCAGCTATTACACAACACATCAAACAGTTAGAAAATCATTACCAACATAAACTTATTGAAAACCCTCACAAAGAATTTCGACTGACTGAAGCTGGTCATCAACTGTACGAATATGCCAAAATACAAATACATAACGAAGAAATCTTTGAGTCTCAGTTATATAAAATGACTATTCCATTAACTCTTGGTGCAACTTTATCTATTGCTGATTATTATTTACCACAAATTCTCAGTCACTATGTCACAACATCTTCTAGACGTTGTCAAATTTATGTCCATAATACTCATACTTTAGTTCAAAAAATTATTGATGGAGAGATAGATTGTGCATTTGTAGAAGGACAATTTGATTTACAGTTATTTGAATATCATTTATTTAAAAATGAAAAATTTATTTTGGTCGCTAAAAAAGATCATCCCTTAGCTCATCAGCACATAACTTTTCAGCAACTTCTCTCTTTTCCTTTATTTATTAGAGAAAAAGGTTCAGGAACAAGAGCTATTTTAGAAAATTATTTGATTCAAAGCATTTATGATCTTTCTTCATTTGAGAAAATCATTGAAATTCAAAGTATGACAATGATTAAAAAAATGATTATGCAAACTTTTGGTATAAGTTTTCTATATGAAGGTGTTGTCAGTGATGAACTCAAATCTGGTGAACTGATTCAATTGGATTTAGAAAATTTTGAACTTACACGTCCGATGCATTTTATTTATTTACGTCATAATCTCAACAAGCAGTACTATCTTGAGTTCTTTGAAAAATTAATGTCTATCACATATAAAAATAGATAA